The Drosophila suzukii chromosome X, CBGP_Dsuzu_IsoJpt1.0, whole genome shotgun sequence DNA window ACTCATCGGCCTCCTCGGCCAGACTGCCAATGAAGATGGCATAGCCCTTGACCTTCGGTTCGCCCCGCTTGAGGGCCACAGCCAGATCCTTGGGGGCGATGCCGTAGCGCTGCAGATTGGCGTCGCTGAGGACCACCACAATGGCATTATCGTAGTCCTGCTCCGCTCCCAGCGCGGAGCAGGCCTCCCGCGCCGCCTTCACCGTGGAGTCGCCGGACCAGCAGAACTGCGAGTGCGCGTGCATCATCCGGATGGCCTCGAAGCGCTCCTTGTCGTTCTTCGGCGGACTGCCGGCGGCCACAAACGGAATCTCCCAGCCCTCGCCGCTGTGGCCTACGATGTCGTAGACGATCTTCTTCTCGAAACCCTCGAAGGCCTCCATCACCATGACTACGGCCTCTAACTGACGGTCCAGCCGTCCATCGTAGCCATTGAACCTAAGGGATGAGAATATAATTTCATTTACATCGTTTTGACCAAGTAACTACTGAAAACCCGCAAAAAATAATGGTATTTTTGTCTGAAATTCTTCTAcctattttttgacccaaacAAACTAGGTTTTTTGGCAATTATTTTGCGAAATAAAGTCGGAATAtggaatgccatacctcgttgagctcgtaataaaattctcaatcgattggcattcaaacacgaaaactttaatttttgaccgattttcgcaaaaatagacgATGTTACCCCTTGTCAAAAATGTgaattttggtcaaaaaatatatttcacgGAATGTGATGCGGATCGGAAGCCtaggttgttagctgctcaaaacagtggGTCTTTCAGCTGTGCGCCttcttttgatcaagttaagATTGAAAAACCTCATAAAAATAGGGCTATTCTGGTCTGAAACTCTACTACCCCTTTTCCGACCCAAAAAACCAAGGTATTTTGGCAATCATTTTGTGAAATAAGGTCGGAATAGggaatgccatacctcgttgagctcgaaATTCAATTCttaatcgattggcattcaaacctggaaacattaatttttgaccgattttcgcaaaaatagtcgATGTTACCCCTTATGAAAAATgtgaaattgggtcaaaaaataaatttcccagAATGTTATGGGGATGGAAAGCAtaggttgttagctgctcaaaacagtcggtctttcaGCTGTGCGCCCcgttttgaccaagttacgattgaaaaacctcATAAATATAGCGCTATTTTGGTCTGAAACCCTACTACCCCCTTTCCGTAGAAAAAACCAAGGTATTTTGGCAATCATTTTGCAAAATAAAGTCGGAATTGGAAATGTCATACCTTattgagctcgtaattaaattcccaatcgattggcatttaaacccagaaactttaatttttgaccgaTTTACGCAAAAATAGACGGTGTcaccccttataaaaaatgtgaattttggtcaaaaaataaatttcccggaATGTGATGGGGATCGGAAGCCTAGGTTGTTACCTGCTCAAAACAGACGGTCTTTCAGCTGTGCGCCTCGTTCTGACCAAGttacgactgaaaaactgCAAAAAATAATGGTATTTTGGTTTGAAATCCTTCTCcctattttttgaccaaaacaTACTAGGTTTTTTGGCAATTATTTTGCGAAATAAAGTCGGAATAtggaatgccatacctcgttgagctcgtaataaaattctcaatcgattggcattcaaaccagGAAACCTTAATTTTTGACtgattttcgcaaaaatagacgatgttaccccttacaaaaaatgtgaaattgggtcaaaaaataaatttcccggaATGTGATGAGGTTCGGAAGCCTAGGTTgtaagctgctcaaaacagtcagTCTTTCAGCTGTGCGCCTcgttttgaccaagttacgattgaaaaacctcATAAAAATAGGGCTATTTTGGCCTGAAACCCTACTTCCCCTTTTCCGACCCAAAAAACCAAGGTATTTTGGCAATCATTTTGCGAATTACAGTCGGAATTGggaatgccatacctcgttgagctcgtaattcaattcccaatcgattggcattcaaatccagaaactttaatttttgaccgattttcgcaaaaatagacgatgttaccccttaaaaaaatgtgaattttggccaaaaaataaatttccctgaATGTGATGAGGATCGGAAGCCTAGGTTgtaagctgctcaaaacagtcagTCTTTCAGCTGTGCGCCTCGTTCTGACCAAgttacgattgaaaaaccgcAAAAAATTATGGTATTTTTGTCTAAAATCCTTATACCTATTTTTTGACACAAAAAAACTATGTTTTTTGGCAATCATTTTGCGAAATAAAGTGGGAATtgggaatgtcatacctcgttgagctcgtaattaaattctcaatcgattggcattcaaacaaggaaactttaacttttgaccgattttcgcaaaaatagatgatgcaAATATCCATACACCTCCCTACCAAACTCACCTGTACATCGAACCTGATACATCCACTACGAGCTTGAGACGGTTGGGTTTCTCCTGGACGTGATCCGCCCAGGGATTAGCCTCCGCTCGTCGCCTGTAAATGTTCTTCTCGCCGGTGATGCCCTCGACGAGTCGGGTGTCGTCCAGATCGCCGTGGGTCTGGTACTTCTGCCACTGGCGCTCCTTGCTCTTTGTCTGCATGGCATCCATGATGGCCTTCAGCTGCTGCACCTGCTTGCGATTGGGCTCGCTGAACTGGGCATACAGCTTGTGGTCGTGGGCGGACATCTTGATCTCCTTGAGCTTCTCCTCAAACGCCTTGCGGTTCATTTCGCGGGCCGCCCGTTTGATCTCCTCGGGCACATCGGCCTTCTCCTCGTCGCTCAGTTGATGGACCTTGTGGCCCTTGTCCAGGCGGAAGGGTCCGCCCTTGCCGCCCAGTCCGGCAGTGTCGCGGCCACCGCTGCCCCCCGCCCACGTGTTGCCGCCCACATGCGGCTCGTTCTTGGGATCCAGCTTGCCGAATTTGGGCCCAGAGACGCCCAGTCCGCTGTGCCGGTTCACGGACGCCTGAAGCTTCTTCTGGCGCCTGATGGCCTGGATCTCCTCCTCGGCGTACGACTCGATGCCATGCTTGGCCAGCACCTGGGTGACCTGCTGCAGAGCCTCGGGCTGATAGCGATCGAAGTCCAGCACATTGCCCACCACCTCGGACATGTTCTCCTCCGGGTAGCGCTCCAAGTGCTTGACAATGCTCACCACCTCGCGGGTGGAGTACGGATAGTTGAGCATTCCCTCGTCGGCGAGCGTTCGAAGTTCGCCGAAGGCGTTTACCAGGGTGCGTAGGGTTTTGATGGGCACCTTGGGTCCGTATTGCTGCAGCAGGAAGATCTCGGAGTCCGGGTCGGGATTGCTGATGGCGTGGCAGCTGAAGACATCGCCCAGGGCGGCAAAGAAATCGTTGCCCAGGAAGGGAAAGCCCGGCCGATTGGCCAGGACGATTAGCCGGAAATCGGGATGGGTTTCAATGCAGTTGGGCACCCTTCCACCGGCGCCCGGCGGCACAATCCTCCGGCCATCGGCCAGCACCATCTCGCCGCTCTCCACCAAGGTGCGCAGGATGCAGGTCACATTCACCGGCGCCTTGTCCGCCTCGTCCACCACCAGAACGTGGCCGGATCGAACCGCCTGGACGAGGGCACTGTCCTCATACGACACCTGGCCATCCTTAAGCGTCGCCTGGAGCGTCAGGCTGTGCACCGTGGTGTCCCGATGCAGCTGGATGTACTCTCTGGGACGCTGCATCAGCTCCAGCAGGCGGTCGACCAGCTTGTTCTTGCCCACTCCCTGGTTGCCCACCAGCAAGAGGTGCTCGCCGATGAGGTAATCCTGCAGCAGGCGCTCCAGCAGCTGGACATGCTGCGGCATCTCGTAGAACAGCGTGCTGGGCACCTTGGAAAGCTGCGCCTGGCTGGGATTGCCCAGTGGCCAGCGGGTGGAGCCGATTCTGAGGGTGTTTTCCTCCACAGCTATCTGATCCTTTGTGCTTCTGGGTTTAGTCTCGCGTGGTCTGATGTCCACCTGTTGGATGGCCTGTTCCAGGGCACTCCTCGAAAGGGTCGGCATGAATCTGGCCAGGAATGTGTTCTGCAGCATTTCGTGGACATCACTCAGCTCACTCTGCGGATAGGCAGCCAAACGGCGGGCCAGTTTCAGTAACTGCCGGGTGGACAAGGTGCCCGCCAGTCCTTGTAACAAGGGATCCTGGGAGGACCTCAGCAGTTGGGCCAGTTTCAGCAGTGACTCCATGCCCGAGGGCAATTCGCCACCGCAGAGCTGAGCCAGCAGTTCCTGTTCCTCGCTCTGGCGCAGCGGACGCAGCTCCTGGTATAAAAATAGGCTGAGAAGTTCCGGAGTCAGCCAGCTAGGCTGTCCACCACCGGGACGCGGTGGCTCTGCCAAAGCCACCACGCGGAACGACTGATGCATGGGCAGGAAGCCGAGTCCGGCGAGTTGATCCTCGGTGAAGCCCTGCTGGAGCAGGGCCTGGTAGCGATTCGCTCCCAGAAGAGTGGTGCCATCGCACAGCTGAAGTTCCCGATCGTGAATGAGactggaaaatataaatagttatgcatatataatatttaatgtgTAAATCGTTTTTTCCCGGACTCACCGTTGCAAAACGCTGGCCGTGCTTTTGTGGAGGCGATGCAATCCATTCAAGACCGCCACGGATCCCGACTTGGCTGCCCGGACCAGCGGCGAGTCCCTCCAAACGGTGTCTCCCTGCGGACTCGTGATGCGCTGCTGGACGATGTCCCTGCTGGTCATGTCCTCGTACAGCATCATGGGCTCCGAGGTCTGCCGGAGCAGGCGGAGCAGTTCCTGGGTCAGGGTTAGCTTGCCCACGCCCTTCTCGCCCATGAGGCACACATCCCCCACGGCGTAGGCCTGGAGCAGGCTGGCGA harbors:
- the c12.2 gene encoding von Willebrand factor A domain-containing protein 8; the protein is MLANLLQTHHGHLLRHSLRNGGMWRRSWASTASGKDPEDDSLTIGDVSVRLRRPKDPQLVPQQYVKYATDGTLQLSQSALHHLRWMLQKDALRQDMFLLGQPGPLRRQLAMQFLELTQREVEYVALSRDTTESDLKQRREIHDKAAIYHDQGAVRAALNGRVLVLDGVEHAERNVLPILNNLLENREMHLESGKFLMAPERYDKLLEKHSREQLDEWGLLRVSEQFRVVALGLPTHKYKGTPLDPPLRSRFQSRNVTTYSYGELYEELQQEAPSVPGEQLKQLLTFALTLQQADPALQLPDFPLHNLQLGVKMLEANPSLSLHDVISRIYPYQTMLKPDQKKRVEELLQKLDIQLIPSRSIKKIESKPGDQGQVLLNLDDLQLSLPGGQTPPVASSFVDLPHQRQALASLLQAYAVGDVCLMGEKGVGKLTLTQELLRLLRQTSEPMMLYEDMTSRDIVQQRITSPQGDTVWRDSPLVRAAKSGSVAVLNGLHRLHKSTASVLQRLIHDRELQLCDGTTLLGANRYQALLQQGFTEDQLAGLGFLPMHQSFRVVALAEPPRPGGGQPSWLTPELLSLFLYQELRPLRQSEEQELLAQLCGGELPSGMESLLKLAQLLRSSQDPLLQGLAGTLSTRQLLKLARRLAAYPQSELSDVHEMLQNTFLARFMPTLSRSALEQAIQQVDIRPRETKPRSTKDQIAVEENTLRIGSTRWPLGNPSQAQLSKVPSTLFYEMPQHVQLLERLLQDYLIGEHLLLVGNQGVGKNKLVDRLLELMQRPREYIQLHRDTTVHSLTLQATLKDGQVSYEDSALVQAVRSGHVLVVDEADKAPVNVTCILRTLVESGEMVLADGRRIVPPGAGGRVPNCIETHPDFRLIVLANRPGFPFLGNDFFAALGDVFSCHAISNPDPDSEIFLLQQYGPKVPIKTLRTLVNAFGELRTLADEGMLNYPYSTREVVSIVKHLERYPEENMSEVVGNVLDFDRYQPEALQQVTQVLAKHGIESYAEEEIQAIRRQKKLQASVNRHSGLGVSGPKFGKLDPKNEPHVGGNTWAGGSGGRDTAGLGGKGGPFRLDKGHKVHQLSDEEKADVPEEIKRAAREMNRKAFEEKLKEIKMSAHDHKLYAQFSEPNRKQVQQLKAIMDAMQTKSKERQWQKYQTHGDLDDTRLVEGITGEKNIYRRRAEANPWADHVQEKPNRLKLVVDVSGSMYRFNGYDGRLDRQLEAVVMVMEAFEGFEKKIVYDIVGHSGEGWEIPFVAAGSPPKNDKERFEAIRMMHAHSQFCWSGDSTVKAAREACSALGAEQDYDNAIVVVLSDANLQRYGIAPKDLAVALKRGEPKVKGYAIFIGSLAEEADEINAEMPAGQSYVCLDLTKLPHILKQIFTSSLL